The Cloacibacillus sp. An23 DNA window GGTAGCCCGACGTGTCGTCCACGCGGAACTCCCTCAGCCAGCGCCTGGGCGCAACATTCTGCTTCTCGAAGTAGCCTTTCATGGGCTTCGTAACCTTTACAGGCTTGACGTCTCCGAGACCGAGCTGCACTGCGCTGTAGCTGTTCTTTTCAGGTGTCCGGATTTCAACGATCGTGCAGGGACCTGCCTCTATTACAGTAACAGGTACCGCTTTGCCGTTTTCGTCGAAGACCTGGGTCATCCCTACCTTGCGGCCCAGAATCCCCATACTCATTAACGTTTCACTCCTTTTCAGACTAAGGCTGGGTTAAAGCTTAATCTGTATATCCACTCCAGAAGGCAGGTTGAGCTCCATAAGAGCCTCCATCGTCTTCTGTGTCGGGTCCACTATATCTATCAGGCGCTTGTGCGTCCTGATCTCATACTGGTCGCGCGCGTCCTTGTCGACATGCGGCGAGGTGAGAACGCAGAAGCGCTCTACCGCCGTGGGAAGAGGCACGGGACCGGAAACCTTCGCGCCTGTGCGCTGCGCTGTGTCCGCTATCTGGCTTGCGGAGGCATCAAGTACGCGATGGTCAAATGCTTTGAGTTTTATACGAATCTTCTTCGCCAAAGTTTTCCCCTCCTGGGGCTGCTAGTCGATGATCTCGGTGACGACGCCGGCGCCGACCGTGCGTCCGCCTTCGCGGACCGCGAAGCGAAGTCCTTCCTGCATCGCTATAGGAGCGATGAGTTTGACTTCGAAGGTGCTGTTGTCGCCAGGCATTACCATTTCAACGCCTTCCGCAAGCGT harbors:
- the rpsJ gene encoding 30S ribosomal protein S10, with product MAKKIRIKLKAFDHRVLDASASQIADTAQRTGAKVSGPVPLPTAVERFCVLTSPHVDKDARDQYEIRTHKRLIDIVDPTQKTMEALMELNLPSGVDIQIKL